A portion of the Lolium rigidum isolate FL_2022 chromosome 1, APGP_CSIRO_Lrig_0.1, whole genome shotgun sequence genome contains these proteins:
- the LOC124650701 gene encoding AT-hook motif nuclear-localized protein 20-like: MAAPSKIEGTELSGGSGGPEDDRGENGTGEPTGGAVVTGNRRPRGRPAGSKNKPKPPIFITRDSPNALRSHVMEVAGGADVAESIAHFARRRQRGVCVLSGAGTVTDVALRQPAAPGAVVALRGRFEILSLTGTFLPGPAPPGSTGLTVYLAGGQGQVVGGSVVGTLTAAGPVMVIASTFANATYERLPLDEEAEEEEARGGGPGGPMPPLMGGMPVDPSAMPMFGGSLPPNMMPGGAGAGLQLGHEALAWAQAQHARPPY, from the coding sequence ATGGCGGCGCCGTCCAAAATCGAAGGCACCGAGCTGAGCGGCGGAAGCGGCGGGCCCGAGGACGACCGCGGCGAGAACGGCACCGGGGAGCCCACGGGCGGCGCTGTGGTGACCGGCAACCGTCGCCCCCGCGGCCGGCCGGCTGGGTCCAAGAACAAACCGAAGCCCCCCATCTTCATCACGCGGGACAGCCCGAACGCGCTGCGCAGCCATGTGATGGAGGTTGCCGGCGGGGCCgacgtggctgagtccatcgcccACTTCGCGCGCCGCAGGCAGCGCGGTGTGTGCGTGCTCAGCGGGGCCGGCACAGTCACAGACGTCGCCCTGCGCCAGCCGGCGGCGCCCGGCGCCGTGGTGGCCCTCCGCGGCCGCTTCGAGATACTCTCTCTCACCGGCACCTTCCTGCCGGGCCCCGCGCCGCCGGGATCGACGGGGCTGACCGTGTACCTGGCGGGTGGGCAAGGACAGGTAGTAGGCGGCAGCGTCGTCGGGACGCTCACCGCGGCCGGGCCGGTCATGGTGATCGCGTCGACGTTCGCGAACGCCACCTACGAGAGGCTGCCTCTggacgaggaggccgaggaggaggaagctcgaggtggaggtcctgGAGGGCCGATGCCTCCACTGATGGGGGGAATGCCGGTGGATCCGTCGGCGATGCCGATGTTCGGTGGCAGCTTGCCCCCAAACATGATGCCAGGGGGCGCCGGCGCCGGGCTGCAGCTCGGACACGAGGCGCTTGCATGGGCTCAAGCTCAGCATGCACGGCCGCCGTACTAA